The DNA window TCGGAGTCGAGCGGCATCCCCGCCTCGACCCTTTTCCAGCTGGCGCCGCCGTCGGTGGAGACGTAACTGAGGCGCCAGGTCCCCACGTAGAGGATTTCGGGGTCTTGGGGGTCGATGGCTACCGATTCCGCCTTCCGGAGCCGCTCCCCCCCGACCCTCTTCCAGACCGCCCCCCCGTCCCGGCTGATCAGTACTCCCTCCAGCGTGGCCAGGATCATGTGGTCGGGCCGGGTGCGGCAGATGTCCATCCCCCTCACGGCCCCGGCGCCCGGCGGCAGCGGGACGGCGCTCCAGGTCTCGCCCCGGTCCCGGCTTTCAAACAGGCCTCCCCCTTCGGAGTGGAGATCCCAGGCGCCCGCGTACAACCGTCCCCTTTCGGTCGGATGGGCCAGGAGGGTGTCGATGACGAAGGAGCTGTTTCCGATTCCGGGGAGAAGCGCCTCCCAGGAGCCGCCGTGATCGGACGACCTGAATATCCTGCCGGTGCTCGTGCCCAGGTAGGCCAGGCGGCTGTCCCAGGGGTCCACCAGGAGGGAGCGCACATCCCCCCCGAAGGGACCGATGCGCTCGAAACGCGCGGACTGGAGGCTGGCGCCGGCGATCGCCGCGCTCACGCCCAGCAGGAGAAGGACGCAGAAGAGAACCCAGGAAGATTGCCGGCTCATGAAAAGGAGTATAACAGAAGCTTGGGACAGGAAACGGGGGACGGCCCGGTGGCCGCCCCCCGCTTTTGCAGTGGACTCTGGACTAACGCACCGAGAGTTCGATCTCGACGCGGCGGTTCAGCTTTCTTCCGGCCGCCGTGTCGTTGTCGCCCACCGGGTTGTTGTCCGCGCCGTCCGTGAGGGTCAGGCGGGAGGCTTCGACCCCCTGCGTCCCCAGGTAATCGGCCGCCGCGCGGGCGCGCGCCTCTCCGAGCCCCTTCCGCCCCTTTTCATAACGGGAGCCGTCGGTGTACCCGATGATGTTCGCGCGCAGCTTGGGATCGTTCTTCATGCGCACGGCCAGGTCGTCGAGGATGGCCTTGGCGCAGTTGTCCACGCGGGTGCCGCGCGGGCTGAAGAAGCCGCAGTTGTCCCGGGTCACGCTGATGCGCTCCGAGACGTTGACCGTCATGCTGCAGGAGGCCTTCCCCCCGCGCCCGTCGTCGACTCCGACGGAGACGATATAGCTCCCCGCCCTGACGCCCGTGGCGTTGAAGGTGGCGTTGTTGTCACGCCCGCTGACGGCGCTCCCGGGCCCGGACCAGTTGTAGGTCAGGCGGTCGCCGTCGGGATCGGAAGCCTTGGCCGAAAGCTGCACCGACTGGCCGGAAGCCACATCGAGCGTCGTGGTCTGGCACTCGATCACCGGCGGTTGATTCGGCTTTTCCCGGATGGTGCCCTTGGAAGCGGCCGAAGCGGATGCCTCGCCGTCGCTTGCGGTGCAGACGACCTCGTAGGCCCCCGGGTTTCTCCCTTCGGAACCGAAGGTGATCTGCGGCCCTTCCGCCGCCAGCTTCTGGCCGTTGACGGTCCAGCCGTAGGTCAGCGCGTCGTTGTTTTCGTCCGTCGCCAGGCAGCGCAGGTTGGCGCTCTCGCCCGGGAGGATGCTGAACGAAGCGGGTTCCACCGTCACCTTCGGCGCGACGTTGCGCTTCAGCACGGTGATGTCGCTCGAGCAGGAGACCTCGTGCTTCTTGTCACGCACGGTGGCCGTCACCGTGTATTTGCCCGGCGCCACCCCGGTGGCGTCGAACGTCGCCGTGTCGCCGCTTCCGGTCACCTTGCCGCCGGTGGCCGTCCACGAATAGGTCAACCTGTCGTTGTCGGGATCGGCGGCGTTGACCCGGACCGTGGTGGTCTCATCCTGGAGGATGGTGTTTTTCGCCACCGCGCAGCCGACGGTGGGAGGATCGTTCCGCCGGAGGCCGACCGCTCCCTGCACGACGAAGCCGTGCGGGCTCGCGGGCTCGACTCCCAGGGCCGCGTTGCGGGTCACGTGGTTGATGGAAGCCTGGTAGCCGGCGCCCAGCGCCAGCCAGTCCCGGGGGTAGAACCGCATCCCGACGATCAGGTCGACCGGGTTCTGGTTCGGGTTCCAACCGGGGGTCGTTTCCTTGCCGTAGTAGTTCCGGCCGTCCAGTTCCGCGATCACGCGGTAGGGCCGGGTTACGGGGAATTCCGCGCCGAAACGATAGAGGAACTCATGCTGGTAGTCGGCGTTGGACACCTTGGAGTCACCGTACATGTTGGTGCCGACGTTGACATGGAAGCGCACCAGATC is part of the Acidobacteriota bacterium genome and encodes:
- a CDS encoding PKD domain-containing protein, translated to MVLFTLPGFAQDGSTSRLKAASLDGTTGLFKTWDAENLRQGEANFTFGYDQFNRDPGELTVGRAVVGAAVGVMDRFEVFGSWEAYKRVDADGIRVNRPIGSSLYPSQNPAHQAYASQVAPFINYDEGRGRGDVRLGFRLGLMSERLGRPVSVAFTGFGTIPGHRDGEGLLEGLSSGAYQGGFAMLLSKTASDLVRFHVNVGTNMYGDSKVSNADYQHEFLYRFGAEFPVTRPYRVIAELDGRNYYGKETTPGWNPNQNPVDLIVGMRFYPRDWLALGAGYQASINHVTRNAALGVEPASPHGFVVQGAVGLRRNDPPTVGCAVAKNTILQDETTTVRVNAADPDNDRLTYSWTATGGKVTGSGDTATFDATGVAPGKYTVTATVRDKKHEVSCSSDITVLKRNVAPKVTVEPASFSILPGESANLRCLATDENNDALTYGWTVNGQKLAAEGPQITFGSEGRNPGAYEVVCTASDGEASASAASKGTIREKPNQPPVIECQTTTLDVASGQSVQLSAKASDPDGDRLTYNWSGPGSAVSGRDNNATFNATGVRAGSYIVSVGVDDGRGGKASCSMTVNVSERISVTRDNCGFFSPRGTRVDNCAKAILDDLAVRMKNDPKLRANIIGYTDGSRYEKGRKGLGEARARAAADYLGTQGVEASRLTLTDGADNNPVGDNDTAAGRKLNRRVEIELSVR